From one Anaerococcus prevotii DSM 20548 genomic stretch:
- a CDS encoding ClC family H(+)/Cl(-) exchange transporter → MRKAKLRYSYKSKELSTILSFVLTGIIVGLAIGFFKKAIGFVSARMIYLISLVKDRPIYALGIIILFIIIGTIIYFLSKKDPNINGSGIPIIYGMLDNEFTVDSPRTLIRKFIASTLAIGSGLTLGREGPSVQIGGLIGDIVHKISKSKENKRYFIGSAAGAGIAVAFNAPIAGMLFTVEEIFKKTDRKVFLSTAITIFTAIITADIAFGNHPALLDVPNFEVMHLSMIGILIILGIFVGLSGVFFNYCVIGSKSVYKKININPYIKYLIPFVVTAIVLMIDIDLFASSEDFIFLATKGETSLLKLIIFYFMKIFLLSLAFGAGVSGGSLVPLLVIGSLVGNIVATSLVMAGLLDPSFIFVFSILGMCGHFSAIVRAPITAIILVLEMTGGAFEYLLGISIVSLIAYSIAEICKSKPFYEHLYELMLK, encoded by the coding sequence ATGAGAAAAGCAAAATTAAGATATTCCTACAAGTCAAAGGAATTGTCTACAATTCTTTCGTTCGTATTGACTGGTATTATAGTTGGACTTGCTATAGGATTTTTTAAAAAAGCCATAGGCTTTGTGTCTGCTAGGATGATATACCTAATATCATTAGTTAAAGACAGACCAATATATGCCCTTGGAATTATCATTTTATTTATAATTATTGGAACAATTATTTATTTCTTATCTAAAAAAGATCCGAATATCAATGGATCTGGTATTCCTATCATATATGGTATGCTAGATAATGAGTTTACAGTAGATAGCCCTAGGACCCTAATTAGAAAATTTATCGCAAGTACCCTAGCTATAGGATCAGGACTAACCCTAGGTAGGGAAGGCCCATCCGTCCAAATAGGAGGTCTTATAGGAGATATAGTACACAAGATTAGCAAGTCAAAGGAAAATAAGAGATACTTTATTGGATCAGCTGCGGGAGCTGGAATCGCCGTAGCCTTTAACGCTCCAATTGCAGGAATGTTATTTACAGTAGAAGAGATATTTAAAAAAACTGACAGGAAAGTATTTTTATCAACGGCCATTACAATATTTACAGCAATAATAACAGCAGATATTGCCTTCGGTAACCACCCAGCTCTACTTGACGTTCCAAACTTCGAAGTCATGCACTTATCTATGATTGGAATCTTGATAATTCTGGGAATCTTCGTAGGCCTATCGGGAGTCTTCTTCAATTACTGTGTAATTGGTTCTAAGTCTGTCTATAAGAAGATAAATATTAATCCCTACATAAAATACCTAATCCCTTTTGTAGTAACAGCAATTGTCTTGATGATAGACATAGACCTATTTGCATCAAGTGAGGACTTTATCTTTCTTGCTACTAAGGGTGAGACGAGTTTGCTTAAACTTATCATATTTTATTTTATGAAAATATTTCTCCTAAGCTTAGCCTTTGGAGCAGGAGTTTCAGGAGGAAGCCTAGTTCCACTTCTAGTAATTGGTTCGCTTGTAGGTAACATTGTAGCTACAAGTCTAGTTATGGCAGGACTCCTTGATCCATCATTTATATTTGTCTTTAGTATCCTAGGCATGTGCGGCCACTTCTCAGCTATAGTAAGAGCTCCAATCACAGCTATTATTCTAGTCCTAGAAATGACCGGAGGAGCCTTCGAATACTTACTAGGAATATCAATAGTAAGCCTAATAGCTTACAGCATAGCAGAAATATGCAAATCCAAACCATTTTATGAACATTTGTATGAGTTGATGCTTAAGTAA
- a CDS encoding PH domain-containing protein, whose amino-acid sequence MSTIGSGIIGDSNTFNLKEINIENVRKEVINFLLKDEAIIQAFETIRDQIIFTTKRIFVINVQGITGKKIAYISYPYSKIQYFGIETAGMLDIDSELIIAFNDGNKLSFDFKKGVDIIEISKTISEFIL is encoded by the coding sequence ATGTCAACAATAGGAAGTGGAATCATAGGTGACTCTAACACCTTCAATCTCAAAGAAATAAATATAGAAAATGTAAGAAAAGAAGTAATTAACTTTCTCCTAAAAGACGAAGCTATAATCCAGGCCTTTGAAACAATAAGAGACCAGATAATCTTTACTACAAAAAGAATCTTCGTAATAAATGTTCAAGGAATCACCGGTAAAAAGATAGCCTACATCTCTTATCCCTACTCCAAAATCCAATACTTCGGAATAGAAACTGCAGGCATGCTCGATATAGACAGCGAGCTGATAATAGCCTTTAACGACGGAAACAAACTATCTTTCGACTTTAAAAAAGGAGTAGACATCATAGAAATATCTAAAACTATTTCTGAGTTTATTTTATAG
- the rpoC gene encoding DNA-directed RNA polymerase subunit beta' → MSELNQFDGMRMKIASAEKIRSWSHGEVKKPETINYRTLKPEKDGLFCEKIFGPTKDYECSCGKYKRIRYKGVVCEKCGVEVTKSKVRRERMGHIELAAPVSHIWYFKGIPSKMGLLLDMSPRVLEKILYFASYVVINPGSTDLMEKQEISENEYQDVLEAYPDDTEFKAAMGAEAVKELLANVDLKREYELLLKELDESTGQKKVRVSRRLEVVDAFLTSGNKPEWMILDVLPVMPPELRPMVQLEGGRFATSDLNDLYRRVINRNNRLKRLLDIGAPEIIVRNEKRMLQEAVDALIDNGRRGRAVTGASNRNMKSLSDLLKGKSGRFRQNLLGKRVDYSGRSVIVVGPDLKFNQCGLPQEMALELFKPFIMNKVVDCGMAHNLKSAKKMVEKKDPRVYEILEEVIKDHPVLLNRAPTLHRLGIQAFEPKLVAGKAMKLHPLACNAFNADFDGDQMAIHLPLSNEAQIEARLLMMSTNNILGLKDGKPITTPSQDMVLGAYYLTTIKKEAKGENMTFESYDEMMKALEAGYVEYQAKVKVRVKKSKDDPGKIVESSVGRFIYNSGIPQDLGYVNRKEDPYSLEIDTIVDSGTLKDIVDKCFRKHGNIKTAEVLDYIKQTGYKYSTLSGLTVSMSDVNIPKEKWDLIAHADAEVDRYDKLYRRGLITDQERYEKVIDIWGKTTNDVTDALLTELKSDNNIKIFADSGARGSTNQIRQLGGMRGLMSQADGKIIEIPIKANFREGLSVQEYFISTHGSRKGLTDTALRTADSGYLTRRMVDISQDVIVTEDDCHTDGYVVAHEFKDGNELIENLQTRIIGRTSFEEIKDESGEVIVHKDELIDEDMADKIIDAGIKEVKLRSVLECKAKHGVCAACYGRNLATGKHVNAGEAVGIIAAQSIGEPGTQLTMRTFHSGGIAGVGITQGLPRVEELFEARKPKGLAYIAENSGTVTLIQNEKKTDVEILSDDGFAKKYNIPFGSRILVRDGDVVRKGDQLTEGSLDPHDVLKVLGKVGVQDYITKEVQKVYRLQGVEIDDRHIEVIARQMLKKVKIEEAGDTEFLPGSLQDRREVDIENEKMIEEGKEAATYSQELLGITKASLATESWLSAASFQETTRVLTDASIKGKVDDLKGLKENIIIGKLIPAGTGLKTYNDVEIDYETKEAEDAQIAMNIEAIEKEAESEEAIQK, encoded by the coding sequence TTTTCTGTGAGAAAATATTTGGACCAACCAAAGACTACGAATGTTCTTGTGGTAAATACAAGAGAATCAGATACAAGGGCGTAGTTTGTGAAAAGTGTGGGGTAGAAGTGACAAAGTCCAAAGTACGTCGTGAAAGAATGGGCCATATCGAGCTTGCAGCTCCTGTAAGCCACATTTGGTACTTCAAGGGAATACCATCCAAGATGGGACTTCTCCTTGACATGAGCCCAAGAGTACTAGAGAAAATCCTATACTTTGCTTCATATGTTGTAATCAACCCTGGTTCAACAGACCTTATGGAAAAGCAAGAAATCTCTGAAAATGAATACCAAGACGTCCTAGAAGCTTATCCAGACGATACAGAATTTAAGGCTGCTATGGGAGCTGAAGCTGTAAAAGAGCTTCTAGCTAATGTAGATCTTAAGAGAGAATACGAGCTTCTCCTAAAGGAACTTGACGAATCAACAGGCCAAAAGAAGGTAAGAGTTTCAAGAAGACTAGAAGTAGTAGATGCCTTCCTTACAAGCGGCAACAAGCCAGAATGGATGATTCTAGATGTCCTTCCAGTAATGCCACCAGAATTAAGACCAATGGTCCAACTTGAAGGTGGAAGATTTGCAACAAGTGACTTAAATGACCTTTACAGACGTGTTATCAATAGAAACAACAGACTAAAGAGACTCCTAGATATAGGAGCTCCTGAAATCATCGTTCGTAACGAGAAGAGAATGCTTCAAGAAGCAGTCGACGCCCTAATCGATAACGGAAGACGTGGACGAGCTGTAACTGGAGCATCTAACAGAAACATGAAGTCCCTATCTGACTTACTTAAAGGAAAGAGCGGTAGATTTAGACAAAACCTACTAGGTAAGAGAGTTGACTACTCAGGTCGTTCTGTAATCGTAGTAGGACCTGACCTTAAGTTTAACCAATGTGGACTTCCACAAGAGATGGCCCTTGAGCTTTTCAAACCATTTATCATGAACAAGGTAGTAGATTGTGGTATGGCTCACAACCTAAAATCTGCCAAGAAAATGGTAGAGAAAAAAGACCCAAGAGTCTATGAAATCCTTGAAGAAGTAATCAAAGACCACCCAGTTTTACTAAACCGTGCCCCTACACTTCACAGACTTGGTATCCAAGCCTTTGAGCCAAAGCTTGTAGCAGGTAAGGCTATGAAGCTTCATCCACTGGCATGTAACGCCTTCAACGCCGACTTCGACGGTGACCAAATGGCTATCCACTTGCCACTATCTAATGAAGCACAAATCGAAGCAAGACTACTTATGATGTCAACTAACAACATCTTAGGTCTTAAAGATGGTAAGCCAATTACCACTCCTTCCCAAGATATGGTACTAGGTGCCTATTACCTAACTACTATCAAGAAGGAAGCTAAGGGTGAGAATATGACCTTCGAGTCTTACGATGAGATGATGAAGGCCCTAGAAGCAGGCTATGTAGAATATCAAGCCAAAGTTAAGGTAAGAGTTAAGAAGAGCAAAGACGATCCAGGTAAAATCGTAGAATCTTCTGTAGGTAGATTTATCTATAACTCAGGTATTCCACAAGACTTGGGTTATGTAAATAGAAAAGAAGATCCATATTCACTAGAGATTGACACAATAGTAGATTCTGGAACTCTAAAAGATATAGTCGATAAATGCTTTAGAAAGCACGGAAACATAAAGACTGCAGAAGTACTAGACTACATCAAACAAACAGGATATAAATATTCAACCCTATCAGGACTTACAGTATCCATGTCAGACGTAAATATTCCAAAAGAAAAATGGGATCTTATTGCTCATGCAGATGCTGAAGTTGATAGATACGATAAGCTCTACAGAAGAGGTCTAATAACAGATCAAGAAAGATATGAAAAAGTTATAGACATCTGGGGTAAGACTACAAATGATGTAACTGACGCCCTTCTTACAGAGCTTAAGTCAGATAATAACATCAAGATCTTTGCCGACTCCGGTGCCCGTGGTTCTACTAACCAAATCAGACAGCTAGGCGGAATGCGTGGACTTATGAGTCAGGCCGATGGTAAGATCATAGAAATTCCTATCAAGGCGAACTTTAGGGAAGGACTTTCAGTACAAGAGTACTTTATCTCAACCCACGGTTCACGTAAGGGTCTAACAGATACCGCCCTAAGAACAGCCGACTCAGGATACCTAACTAGAAGGATGGTAGATATTTCCCAAGACGTTATAGTTACAGAAGATGACTGCCATACAGATGGATATGTTGTAGCTCACGAGTTTAAGGACGGAAACGAACTTATAGAAAACCTACAAACAAGAATTATCGGTAGAACATCTTTCGAAGAAATCAAAGATGAAAGTGGCGAAGTTATAGTTCACAAGGATGAGCTAATAGACGAGGACATGGCTGATAAAATAATTGATGCAGGTATCAAGGAAGTTAAGCTTCGTTCAGTTCTCGAATGTAAGGCAAAACATGGAGTATGTGCAGCATGTTATGGTAGAAACCTTGCTACAGGCAAACACGTAAATGCAGGTGAGGCTGTAGGAATCATCGCTGCCCAATCAATCGGTGAGCCTGGTACTCAGCTAACCATGAGAACCTTCCACTCCGGTGGTATCGCAGGCGTTGGAATCACCCAAGGTCTTCCAAGAGTTGAGGAGTTATTCGAAGCGAGAAAGCCAAAAGGACTTGCCTACATCGCAGAAAACTCCGGTACAGTAACTCTTATCCAAAACGAAAAGAAGACAGACGTAGAAATCCTATCAGACGACGGATTTGCCAAGAAATACAACATCCCATTCGGATCTAGAATCCTTGTAAGAGATGGCGATGTGGTAAGAAAGGGTGACCAACTAACAGAAGGATCCCTTGATCCACACGATGTATTGAAGGTTCTAGGAAAAGTCGGAGTCCAAGACTACATTACAAAGGAAGTCCAAAAAGTATACAGACTTCAAGGTGTAGAGATCGACGATAGACACATAGAAGTAATCGCTCGTCAAATGCTTAAGAAAGTTAAGATTGAAGAGGCTGGAGATACAGAGTTCCTACCAGGATCCCTTCAAGATAGACGTGAAGTCGATATAGAAAACGAAAAAATGATAGAAGAAGGAAAAGAAGCAGCAACATATAGCCAAGAGCTCCTTGGAATCACCAAGGCTTCCCTTGCTACAGAAAGCTGGCTATCAGCAGCATCCTTCCAAGAAACAACCAGAGTCCTAACAGATGCCTCAATCAAGGGCAAGGTCGATGACCTCAAGGGACTTAAGGAAAATATCATCATAGGTAAGCTAATCCCAGCAGGTACGGGACTTAAGACTTACAATGATGTAGAAATCGACTACGAAACAAAAGAAGCAGAAGATGCACAAATAGCAATGAACATAGAAGCTATCGAAAAAGAAGCTGAAAGCGAAGAAGCTATACAAAAATAA
- a CDS encoding aldo/keto reductase, with translation MKYFDLNGEKISRLGFGCMRFKTIDGDNGKIDKKASSKDILEAIDNGLTYIDTAYPYHDGKSEKFIGEFLEENKLRDKIKLTTKLPCWLVKERGDFYKLLNEQLENLRTDHLDFYLLHSLDVKRFRQVVELGVLDFLTEIKEKGIVKHVGFSFHDEYPAFEEIIKAYDWDFCQIQLNYLDVDYQAGLKGYELAKEMGIPVVIMEPVKGGRLANPPEELRNMLKDFTDLSPAQEALKFPLSLDNVMTVLSGMNDIDQVRENLEMASTTDYNSLAKEDEDFYEKARAIYKSRERIGCTACEYCLPCTVDINIPKVFGLWNKAYLYDEADKSRKEYKDYLEEGVSPTECIECGKCEGICPQNLEIIKGLKEADEYLA, from the coding sequence ATGAAATATTTCGACTTAAATGGAGAAAAAATCTCACGACTTGGTTTTGGTTGTATGAGATTTAAGACAATTGATGGCGATAATGGAAAGATTGATAAGAAAGCTTCGTCCAAAGACATACTAGAAGCAATCGATAATGGACTTACATATATTGACACAGCTTATCCTTATCATGACGGAAAGAGTGAGAAATTTATCGGAGAATTTCTAGAAGAAAACAAGCTCCGTGACAAGATTAAGCTTACTACTAAGCTACCTTGTTGGCTTGTCAAGGAAAGGGGCGACTTTTACAAATTATTAAACGAGCAATTGGAAAATTTAAGGACAGACCACTTAGACTTCTACCTCCTCCATTCTCTCGATGTAAAAAGATTTAGACAAGTAGTAGAGCTTGGAGTCCTAGATTTTCTCACAGAAATCAAAGAAAAAGGAATCGTAAAACATGTTGGCTTCTCCTTCCATGACGAATATCCAGCCTTTGAAGAAATCATCAAGGCCTATGACTGGGACTTCTGCCAAATCCAACTCAACTACCTCGATGTAGACTACCAAGCAGGCCTAAAGGGTTATGAGCTTGCCAAGGAAATGGGAATCCCTGTAGTTATAATGGAGCCCGTTAAGGGCGGAAGGCTTGCCAATCCTCCAGAAGAGCTAAGGAATATGCTTAAGGACTTTACCGACCTATCCCCTGCCCAAGAAGCTTTGAAGTTTCCTCTAAGTCTTGATAATGTAATGACTGTCCTATCTGGAATGAATGATATAGACCAAGTTAGGGAAAACTTAGAGATGGCTAGCACAACCGACTATAATTCTCTAGCAAAAGAAGACGAGGACTTCTACGAAAAGGCGAGGGCCATATACAAAAGCCGTGAGCGTATAGGCTGCACTGCTTGTGAATACTGTCTTCCATGCACCGTTGATATTAACATACCAAAGGTCTTTGGCCTATGGAACAAAGCCTATCTCTATGATGAAGCTGATAAATCCAGAAAGGAATACAAAGATTATCTAGAAGAAGGAGTTAGCCCAACTGAATGCATAGAATGTGGTAAATGTGAAGGAATTTGCCCACAAAACCTAGAAATAATCAAAGGTCTCAAAGAGGCTGATGAGTATTTGGCATAA